The Harpia harpyja isolate bHarHar1 chromosome 10, bHarHar1 primary haplotype, whole genome shotgun sequence genome includes a region encoding these proteins:
- the C3 gene encoding complement C3, whose translation MGAPVLPLFLGLLLLHAAPTYAQMVTMVTPAVLRLETEERVVLEAPGLTTATEATLMVQDFPLKRHMLYQIHVPLSPAEGMLATTTIKVSAKALPQRTGKQFVSVTARVAEVTLEKVLLVSLQSGYIFLQTDKPIYTPSSIVLCRFFALGHLMEPVPKTVIVEIKTPDGIIIKQVPVSSPMKTGIFSLNHNLPEVVSLGTWTITAKFEDSPEQVFSTQFEVKEYVLPSFEVILEPEEKFLYIDQKEDFRVSITARYLYGKRLQGTAFVLFGVMVDDEKRSIPQSLQRVKVSDGDGEAVLSMAMLRQRFANPQELVGHSLYVSVTVLTESGSDMVEAQRSGIRIVTSPYTIHFTHTPKYFKPGMPFDLTVYVTNPDESPAARVTVKADGFQGLVSTQRDGTAKLVLNMPANKNAVPITVRTNQPGLPPDRQASRQMTAEAYRSQGGSGNFLHLAVGATELQPGDNLAVNFHLKSNSNAVRDSVPYFTYLIMSKGRIVRVGRQRHEAGQSLVTMTLPVTAELIPSFRIVAYYFVLPGEIVADSIWVDVKDTCMGTLVVKGATEADNRVHEPGTPMRLRIEGDHKAYVGLVAVDKGVFVLSKKNKLTQSKVWDTVEKSDIGCTPGSGRDNVGVFADAGLSLVTNMKITTPQRGEVQCSQPAKRKRRSLQLIECKGTKMAEYTDKMLRKCCEDGMKENPMGHSCEQRTNYIQDGEACIRAFLDCCNYIKGIRDQRQRELHLELARSEADDSFLSDEDITSRSLFPESWLWQVEPLTEQPNELGISTKTLPVYLKDSITTWEVLAVSLSPTKGLCVADPYEITVMKEFFIDLRLPYSVVRNEQVEIRAILYNYWTDEITVRVELMHNPALCSASTSKMRYQQIIRLKAQSSWAVPFVIVPLQLGLHDVEVKAAVRGKFVADGVKKKLKVVPEGMRLEKTVKIVELDPKNKGINGVQEEKVKAGNLSDIVPNTESETKVSIQGNPVSIMVEKAIDGDKLKHLIVTPAGCGEQNMVGLTPTVIATHYLDSTLQWESLGVDRRTEAVTLIRKGYTQQLAFRKPDSSYAAFKDRPSSTWLTAYVAKVFAMAIKLVDIEPEVICGAVKWLILEKQKPDGIFQEDAPVIHKEMVGGYQGAEPEVSLTAFVLIALQESREVCKDHINSLDGSITKAADYLARRYQSLTRPYTVALTSYALALTGKLKSEKVLMKFSKEGKRWEERNARTYNIEGTSYALLALLQMEKPELTGPVARWLAQQNYFGGGYGSTQATILVFQALAHYGVATPRQLDLNLDVSVLLPRRASAITYRIENRNALVARSAETKFNEDFTVKAEGTGKGTMTVVTIYNAKVPDKENKCDNFDLRVQVEDVNRGKEQDGILRSIKITICTRYLDNVDATMSILDVTMLTGFSPDLQDLKRLTDGVDRYISKFEIDQAQSDRSNLVIYLDKISHKTEECFSFRAHQRFQVGLIQPAAVTVYSYYKIDDRCTRFYHPDKNSGQLSKICYGDVCRCAEENCFVQHKQDVPITVNQRIKRACEPGVDYVYKVKLMAMEQSPTHDNYIMTILSVIKMGTDEDPAGSNRTFVSHWQCRDALRLQVGQDYLLWGLASDLWATGSRFSYLIGKDTWLEAWPSEEACQDADLQPLCQDFVEFAEAMTMFGCPS comes from the exons ATGGGGGCTCCGGTGCTGCCCCTCTTCCTCggcctcctgctgctgcatgcGGCACCCACCTATGCCCAAAT GGTGACGATGGTGACACCCGCGGTGCTGCGGCTGGAGACGGAGGAGCGGGTGGTGCTGGAGGCACCGGGGTTGACCACCGCCACAGAGGCCACCCTCATGGTGCAGGACTTTCCCCTCAAGCGCCACATGCTCTACCAGATCCACGTGCCACTGAGCCCTGCCGAGGGCATGTTGGCCACCACCACCATCAAG GTGTCGGCCAAGGCACTGCCTCAGAGAACGGGGAAGCAGTTTGTCTCGGTGACGGCACGGGTGGCCGAGGTGACCCTGGAGAAGGTGCTGCTGGTGTCACTCCAGAGCGGCTACATCTTCCTGCAGACCGACAAGCCCATCTACACCCCTAGCTCCATCG tgctctgcCGCTTCTTCGCTCTGGGCCACCTCATGGAGCCAGTGCCCAAGACGGTGATTGTGGAGATCAAG ACACCCGATGGTATCATCATCAAGCAAGTGCCCGTGTCCTCGCCAATGAAGACTGGCATCTTCTCCCTCAACCACAACCTGCCCGAGGTCGTCAG CCTGGGGACATGGACGATAACGGCCAAATTCGAAGATTCACCAGAACAGGTCTTCAGCACCCAATTTGAAGTCAAGGAGTATG TGCTGCCAAGCTTTGAGGTGATCCTGGAGCCGGAGGAGAAGTTCCTCTACATTGACCAGAAGGAGGATTTCCGAGTGTCCATCACAGCCAG GTACCTGTATGGGAAGCGCCTGCAGGGGACAGCCTTTGTCCTCTTCGGTGTTATGGTGGATGACGAGAAGAGGAGCATCCCCCAGTCCCTGCAGCGTGTCAAG GTGAGCGATGGGGACGGGGAAGCCGTGCTGTCCATGGCCATGCTGCGGCAGCGATTCGCCAACCCCCAAGAGCTGGTGGGACATTCACTCTACGTCTCCGTCACCGTACTCACAGAGTCAG GCAGTGACATGGTGGAGGCACAGCGCAGTGGCATCCGCATCGTGACATCCCCGTACACCATCCACTTCACCCACACTCCCAAGTACTTCAAGCCAGGGATGCCCTTCGATCTGACG GTCTATGTCACTAACCCAGATGAGTCCCCGGCTGCACGTGTCACCGTCAAGGCTGATGGCTTCCAGGGTCTTGTCTCCACCCAGCGTGATGGCACAGCCAAGCTGGTCCTCAACATGCCGGCCAACAAGAACGCCGTCCCCATCACT GTGCGGACGAATCAGCCGGGGCTGCCTCCCGACCGCCAGGCGTCGCGGCAGATGACTGCCGAAGCTTACCGCAGCCAGGGCGGTTCCGGCAACTTCCTCCACCTGGCAGTGGGGGCCACCGAGCTGCAGCCCGGTGACAACCTTGCCGTGAACTTCCACCTCAAGAGCAACAGCAACGCTGTCCGTGACTCCGTCCCGTACTTCACCTACCTG ATCATGAGCAAGGGACGCATTGTCCGCGTGGGGCGACAGCGGCACGAGGCGGGCCAGAGCCTGGTCACCATGACGTTGCCGGTGACAGCCGAGCTCATCCCCTCCTTCCGCATCGTGGCCTACTACTTCGTGTTGCCCGGTGAGATTGTTGCCGACTCCATCTGGGTTGATGTCAAGGACACTTGCATGGGCACC CTGGTGGTGAAGGGAGCAACGGAGGCTGATAACCGGGTGCACGAACCAGGGACACCCATGCGGCTGCGCATCGAGGGTGACCACAAAGCCTACGTGGGGTTGGTGGCCGTGGACAAGGGCGTCTTCGTCCTCAGCAAGAAGAACAAGCTCACCCAGTCCAAG GTTTGGGACACAGTGGAGAAGAGTGACATCGGCTGCACCCCGGGCAGTGGGAGGGACAACGTGGGTGTCTTTGCTGACGCTGGCCTCAGCCTGGTCACCAACATGAAGATCACCACGCCACAGCGAGGGG AGGTCCAGTGTTCCCAGCCTGCGAAACGCAAGCGCCGCTCCCTGCAGCTCATCGAGTGCAAAGGCACCAAGA TGGCTGAGTACACGGACAAGATGCTGCGCAAGTGTTGCGAGGACGGCATGAAGGAAAACCCCATGGGTCACAGCTGCGAGCAGCGAACCAACTACATCCAGGATGGAGAAGCCTGCATCCGGGCCTTCCTCGACTGCTGCAACTACATCAAGGGCATCCGTGACCAGAGGCAACGCGAGCTCCACCTCGAGCTGGCTCGAA GCGAGGCGGACGATAGCTTCCTCTCTGACGAGGACATCACTTCACGGAGCCTCTTCCCGGAGAGCTGGCTGTGGCAGGTGGAGCCGCTGACGGAGCAGCCCAATGAGCTGGG AATCTCCACGAAGACTCTGCCTGTGTACCTGAAGGACTCCATCACCACGTGGGAGGTCCTGGCTGTCAGCCTCTCACCGACCAAGG GTCTGTGCGTGGCTGACCCCTACGAGATCACGGTGATGAAGGAGTTCTTCATCGACCTGCGCCTGCCCTACTCCGTGGTGAGGAACGAGCAGGTGGAGATCCGTGCCATCCTCTACAACTACTGGACGGACGAAATCACG GTGCGCGTGGAGCTAATGCACAACCCAGCCCTGTGCAGCGCCTCCACCTCCAAGATGCGCTACCAGCAGATCATCCGCCTGAAAGCCCAGTCATCGTGGGCCGTGCCCTTCGTCATCGTGCCCTTGCAGCTGGGGCTGCATGACGTCGAGGTGAAGGCAGCCGTTCGGGGCAAGTTCGTGGCTGACGGTGTCAAGAAGAAGCTCAAAGTTGTG CCCGAAGGGATGAGGTTGGAGAAGACAGTGAAGATAGTTGAGCTGGACCCGAAGAACAAGGGAATCA ATGGTGTAcaggaagagaaggtgaaggCAGGAAACCTCTCTGACATTGTCCCCAACACTGAGTCGGAGACCAAAGTCAGCATCCAAG GCAACCCTGTGTCCATCATGGTGGAGAAAGCCATCGACGGGGACAAGCTGAAGCACCTCATCGTGACGCCTGCGGGCTGCGGGGAGCAGAACATGGTCGGGTTGACGCCCACTGTCATTGCCACCCACTACCTGGACAGCACGTTGCAGTGGGAGAGCCTTGGTGTTGACCGCCGCACTGAGGCCGTTACCTTGATTAGAAAGG GTTACACCCAACAACTTGCTTTCCGGAAACCCGACAGCTCCTATGCCGCCTTCAAGGACCGCCCATCAAGCACCTG GTTGACAGCCTACGTGGCCAAAGTCTTTGCCATGGCCATCAAGCTGGTAGACATTGAGCCCGAGGTGATTTGTGGTGCCGTGAAATGGCTCATCCTGGAGAAGCAGAAGCCGGATGGGATTTTCCAAGAAGACGCTCCTGTCATCCATAAGGAGATGGTG GGTGGCTACCAGGGTGCCGAGCCCGAGGTGTCACTGACAGCCTTTGTCCTCATTGCGCTGCAAGAGTCCCGGGAGGTCTGCAAGGACCACATCAAC AGCTTGGATGGGAGCATCACCAAAGCCGCCGACTACCTTGCCCGGAGGTACCAGTCGCTGACCCGACCCTACACGGTGGCACTGACCTCCTATGCCTTGGCCCTGACAGGGAAACTCAAAAGCGAGAAAGTTCTCATGAAGTTTTCCAAAG AGGGCAAACGCTGGGAGGAACGCAACGCCCGTACCTACAACATCGAGGGGACGTCCTATGCATTGTTGGCCTTGCTGCAAATGGAGAAGCCGGAGCTGACAGGGCCGGTGGCCCGCTGGCTTGCCCAGCAGAACTACTTTGGTGGTGGCTACGGATCCACTCAG GCCACCATCCTGGTATTCCAAGCGTTGGCCCACTATGGAGTGGCGACTCCGCGGCAGCTCGACCTCAACCTCGATGTGTCGGTGCTGCTGCCGCGCCGTGCCAGCGCCATCACCTACCGCATCGAGAACCGCAACGCCCTGGTGGCACGCTCCGCTGAG ACCAAGTTCAACGAGGACTTCACGGTGAAAGCTGAGGGCACAGGCAAGGGGACAATGACAGTGGTGACCATCTACAATGCCAAGGTCCCCGACAAGGAGAACAAGTGTGACAATTTTGACCTGCGGGTGCAGGTGGAGGATGTGAACAGAG GCAAGGAACAGGATGGCATCCTCCGCTCCATCAAGATCACCATCTGCACCAG GTACCTGGACAACGTGGATGCCACCATGTCCATTCTTGACGTTACCATGCTCACAGGCTTCTCACCTGACCTCCAGGACCTGAAGAGG ctcaCAGATGGGGTGGACAGGTACATCTCCAAGTTTGAGATTGACCAAGCGCAGTCGGACCGCAGCAACCTCGTCATCTACCTCGACAAG ATCTCGCACAAGACCGAGGAGTGTTTCTCCTTCAGGGCCCACCAGCGATTCCAGGTGGGCTTGATCCAGCCCGCGGCCGTCACCGTCTACAGCTACTACAAGATCG aTGACCGCTGTACCCGTTTCTACCATCCGGACAAGAACAGCGGGCAACTGAGCAAGATCTGCTACGGGGATGTGTGCCGCTGCGCCGAAG AAAACTGCTTCGTACAGCACAAGCAAGACGTCCCGATCACCGTCAACCAACGCATTAAGCGCGCCTGCGAGCCGGGAGTTGACTACG TGTACAAGGTGAAGCTGATGGCAATGGAGCAGTCGCCGACCCACGACAACTACATCATGACCATTCTCTCTGTCATCAAGATGG GCACCGACGAGGACCCAGCAGGAAGCAACCGGACCTTCGTCAGCCACTGGCAGTGCCGAGACGCTCTGAGGCTCCAGGTCGGCCAGGACTACCTGCTCTGGGGGCTGGCAAGCGACTTGTGGGCCACCGGCAGCCG CTTCTCCTACCTCATCGGCAAGGACACGTGGCTGGAGGCATGGCCCTCGGAGGAGGCATGCCAGGACGCCGACCTGCAACCCCTCTGCCAGGACTTTGTTGAGTTTGCCGAGGCCATGACCATGTTTGGGTGTCCATCCTGA
- the LOC128146945 gene encoding tumor necrosis factor ligand superfamily member 14-like encodes MGDGVFALAGPWPPLPPPRAPMGAATPPVPAWRRRVRGGAWGRWVLGTLVALALVAVAVQGWVLAGVRGELQRVTARLQASGDRPLSEKVQQDRPPTKKPAAHLIAGADVSSQPNGSLRWEPGKSWAFIRGLGYRGGSLVCRQPGLYFVYAKVQLGAPGCPTRAATLHGIHKRTPRYPGVLDLLVNKVVYCPQAHGVPWARHSFLGGLVRLEMGDEVFTRVQAPELVRAVDGTRSYFGMFMV; translated from the exons ATGGGGGACGGCGTCTTCGCCCTGGCGGGGCCCTGGCCACCGCTACCCCCCCccagggcacccatgggtgctgccacCCCCCCCGTCCCGGCGTGGCGGCGACGAGTCcgggggggggcttggggacgCTGGGTGTTGGGGACACTGGTGGCCCTGGCACTGGTGGCGGTGgcggtgcagggctgggtgctggcggGGGTCCGGGGGGAGCTGCAGAGGGTGACAGCGCGGCTGCAG GCGAGTGGGGACCGGCCGCTGTCGGAGAAGGTGCAGCAAG ATCGCCCCCCAACTAAGAAGCCAGCAGCTCATCTGATAg CCGGCGCCGACGTCTCGTCCCAACCCAACGGGTCCCTTCGGTGGGAACCCGGCAAATCGTGGGCCTTCATCCGAGGTCTGGGCTACCGCGGCGGCTCCCTCGTTTGCCGTCAGCCCGGTCTCTACTTCGTCTACGCCAAGGTGCAACTGGGTGCTCCCGGGTGCCCGACGCGTGCCGCCACCCTCCACGGCATCCACAAACGAACGCCCCGTTATCCCGGTGTCCTCGATCTCCTGGTGAATAAGGTGGTTTATTGTCCCCAAGCCCACGGGGTCCCCTGGGCCCGGCACAGCTTTTTGGGGGGACTCGTGCGCCTCGAAATGGGGGACGAGGTCTTCACCCGGGTGCAGGCACCCGAGTTGGTGCGGGCAGTGGATGGCACCCGTTCCTATTTTGGGATGTTTATGGTGTAA
- the LOC128146946 gene encoding uncharacterized protein LOC128146946, translated as MPPLVDPETPPLPPCPCRCPSRCRCRCRYRSRCRRLLLPVLGAAALGAAVAAATVTVILGVSPGGTPPQAATAAHMLLSAGSLVVPSGLGWRYEEGINGVFLSSDVQMTAGKLQVTAGGLYLFYGQFAVTCTASTCPPGTVTLQLRHDVSRHPLLTVPLALPDNAGSDPARSGLAQAVGQLRRGDVLRLELAGNISGDGWQLAQDKRESNFVGLLRIAGG; from the exons ATGCCACCGCTCGTCGACCCCGAGACCCCcccgctgcctccctgcccgTGCCGGTGTCCATCCCGGtgtcggtgccggtgccggtaccggaGCCGGTGTCGTCGCCTCCTCCTCCCGGTTCTCGGAGCCGCCGCTCTCGGagccgccgtcgccgccgccacGGTCACCGTCATCCTGGGGGTGAGCCCCGGGGGGACCCCGCCGCAG GCTGCTACGGCCGCCCACATGCTGCTGAGTGCTG gctccttGGTGGTGCCATCAGGACTCGGTTGGCGCTATGAGGAAGGCATCAACGGCGTCTTCCTCAGCAGTGACGTACAGATGACAGCCGGGAAGCTGCAGGTGACAGCGGGTGGCCTCTACCTCTTCTACGGCCAATTTGCCGTCACCTGCACGGCATCAACCTGTCCCCCCGGCACCGTCACCCTCCAGCTCCGACATGACGTTTCACGGCACCCATTGCTCACCGTGCCGTTGGCGCTACCCGACAACGCGGGATCCGATCCGGCACGGTCTGGTTTGGCCCAAGCCGTCGGGCAACTCCGACGTGGGGATGTCCTCCgcctggagctggctgggaaTATATCTGGGGACGGGTGGCAGCTGGCACAGGACAAGCGGGAAAGCAATTTCGTAGGGCTGCTGCGTATCGCCGGGGGGTGA